In Intestinibacillus sp. Marseille-P6563, a single genomic region encodes these proteins:
- the pilM gene encoding pilus assembly protein PilM, with protein MKPIKIGFDLGNNSLKIAANRRGSLEFHECPLPENLIEEDTVTMPHAFSSFLKKVKKDLRLPSGTAGLLLPSSQVICRLVTMPRMSIDQLMLNLPHEFSDFIHGEPHQYHCDYALCEEPPQEEEPEYAEMTMMAAVVEKQQVIEYGRMFAAGGFPLRLILPQEMALINLVKTYCQLHPDAPKEFCFIDLGYLSTRIFIVHHDRIQATRRIPTGCRELDQVIADLLNVDRFLADSYKRGNHQNILEADRCIEIYEHIAVEVLKLVNFYHFTYRQNQLNGIYLIGGGAEIKPLCRILEEATSLPALSVQELLANTTGEAAWNACVCAAGLLTDTGKEG; from the coding sequence TTGAAACCTATCAAAATCGGATTTGATCTCGGCAATAACAGCCTGAAAATTGCGGCCAACCGACGAGGCAGTCTGGAGTTTCACGAATGCCCTCTGCCGGAAAACCTGATCGAAGAGGATACCGTCACGATGCCGCATGCCTTTTCCTCTTTTTTGAAAAAGGTCAAAAAAGACCTTCGCCTGCCCAGCGGCACAGCCGGACTGCTTCTGCCTTCCAGTCAGGTCATCTGCCGTTTGGTCACCATGCCCCGCATGTCGATCGACCAGCTGATGCTCAATTTGCCCCATGAATTCAGTGATTTCATCCACGGCGAGCCACATCAATATCATTGTGACTATGCCCTGTGCGAAGAACCTCCACAGGAAGAAGAACCCGAATATGCGGAAATGACCATGATGGCGGCCGTTGTGGAAAAGCAGCAGGTGATTGAATATGGCCGGATGTTTGCCGCGGGCGGGTTTCCCCTCCGCCTGATCTTGCCGCAGGAAATGGCGCTCATCAATCTGGTGAAAACCTATTGTCAGCTACATCCCGATGCTCCGAAAGAATTCTGTTTTATCGACTTGGGCTATCTGTCCACCCGCATTTTTATTGTACATCACGACCGCATCCAGGCCACGCGGCGCATCCCGACCGGCTGCCGGGAACTGGACCAGGTCATCGCTGACCTTTTAAACGTCGATCGTTTTTTGGCCGATTCGTACAAGCGCGGCAACCATCAAAATATTCTGGAAGCCGATCGCTGCATTGAAATTTATGAACACATTGCCGTGGAAGTTTTGAAGCTGGTCAATTTTTATCATTTCACCTATCGGCAGAATCAACTGAACGGGATTTATCTGATTGGGGGCGGTGCTGAAATCAAACCGTTATGCCGGATTTTGGAGGAGGCCACCAGTCTTCCTGCCCTTTCGGTGCAGGAACTGCTTGCCAACACAACCGGGGAAGCTGCATGGAATGCCTGTGTTTGCGCTGCGGGATTGCTGACTGACACCGGAAAGGAAGGATAA
- the gspM gene encoding type II secretion system protein GspM: MRKLSIRERVLLVFLAVIAVVSGYVLFFYLPLSQRITSLQAQIAQSQEQYQQLQTQLTDLQQMKQLLDSPEALPAMPEYDNLPAVMIELHTVLSDCPEYSLSFQENQTDDSVLNRQVTIPFTYANYEQARTLVQRLHDNPLRSLLTDVQLSEQDDGTVKGTVTLTFFEYRKVETEELG; this comes from the coding sequence ATGAGAAAACTATCCATCCGGGAACGCGTGCTGTTGGTTTTCCTGGCCGTGATTGCTGTTGTCAGTGGGTATGTGCTTTTCTTCTATCTGCCTTTGTCCCAGCGCATCACGTCCCTGCAAGCCCAAATCGCCCAAAGTCAAGAACAGTATCAGCAGCTGCAAACCCAGCTCACCGATCTGCAGCAAATGAAACAACTGCTCGATTCACCCGAAGCCCTTCCTGCCATGCCGGAGTATGATAACCTGCCGGCGGTTATGATCGAACTGCATACGGTTTTGTCGGACTGTCCGGAATATTCCCTGTCTTTTCAGGAAAATCAAACGGATGATTCTGTTTTAAACCGGCAGGTCACCATCCCCTTTACCTATGCCAATTATGAGCAGGCACGTACCCTGGTGCAGCGGCTGCACGACAATCCGCTGCGCAGCTTGCTGACCGATGTACAACTGAGCGAACAAGACGACGGAACCGTCAAAGGAACGGTTACACTTACCTTTTTTGAGTATCGAAAAGTCGAAACCGAAGAGCTGGGTTAA